From a single Aquincola tertiaricarbonis genomic region:
- a CDS encoding carboxymuconolactone decarboxylase family protein, translating into MNTLPRLNHAALSSELFKKLADVSLTLARRGHVDAALLHLVDVRASQLNGCSFCLDMHSKQARLHGERELRLYHLAAWRESPLFNARERAALAWTEALTRLAPEGISDALYAEVREQFDEAALSDLTYQVMLINAWNRAGVAFRTLPGSLDKAYGLDKAGLA; encoded by the coding sequence ATGAACACCCTTCCCCGACTGAACCATGCCGCGCTGTCCAGCGAGCTTTTCAAGAAGCTGGCCGACGTGAGCCTGACGCTGGCCCGCCGCGGCCATGTGGACGCAGCGCTGCTGCACCTGGTGGACGTCCGCGCCTCCCAGCTCAACGGCTGCAGCTTCTGCCTGGACATGCACAGCAAGCAGGCGCGGCTGCATGGCGAGCGTGAGCTGCGCCTGTACCACCTGGCCGCCTGGCGCGAGTCGCCGCTGTTCAACGCGCGGGAGCGGGCCGCCCTGGCCTGGACCGAGGCACTGACGCGGCTGGCGCCCGAAGGCATCAGCGACGCGCTGTATGCCGAGGTGCGCGAGCAGTTCGACGAGGCGGCGCTGAGCGACCTCACCTACCAGGTGATGCTGATCAACGCCTGGAACCGCGCCGGCGTTGCCTTCCGGACGCTGCCCGGCTCGCTCGACAAGGCCTATGGCCTGGACAAGGCGGGCCTGGCCTGA
- the sigJ gene encoding RNA polymerase sigma factor SigJ — protein MSTPTPGLAQAQDERALRFQQSHARALRALAYRMLGSRAEAEDVVQDAWLRWSTVDEATVQHAGAFLSRLVTHLCLDRLKSAAAQREHYVGVWLPEPLVDEAAGWCPGPEAQAEYAQEVSTAFLLALQRLSPLERAAFLLHDVFELDFDEIGGRLQRSPAACRQLASRARSRVRAGEARQTVQADEHERLLAAFIQALQQQDVAAMAQVLADDAVLLADGGGKVNAVPRALAGGGRVAKALVGFTKLPGHLQWRLQPARINGEPGYVAYDAQGLPVQTVVLRPADAGRIAAVYIQRNPDKLRHLRPLPPA, from the coding sequence ATGTCCACGCCCACCCCCGGCCTGGCGCAGGCCCAGGACGAGCGGGCACTGCGCTTTCAGCAATCGCATGCGCGTGCCTTGCGGGCGCTGGCCTACCGCATGCTGGGCTCACGGGCCGAGGCCGAGGACGTGGTGCAGGACGCCTGGCTGCGATGGAGCACGGTGGACGAAGCCACGGTCCAGCATGCGGGCGCCTTCCTTTCGCGGCTGGTGACGCACCTGTGCCTCGACCGGCTGAAGTCGGCCGCGGCGCAGCGTGAGCACTACGTGGGCGTGTGGCTGCCCGAGCCGCTGGTGGACGAAGCCGCCGGCTGGTGCCCCGGCCCCGAGGCACAGGCCGAGTACGCGCAGGAGGTGTCCACCGCCTTCCTGCTGGCGCTGCAACGGCTGTCGCCGCTGGAGCGGGCGGCCTTCCTGCTGCACGACGTGTTCGAGCTGGATTTCGACGAGATCGGCGGCCGGCTGCAGCGCAGCCCGGCGGCCTGCCGCCAGCTGGCCAGCCGGGCGCGCAGCCGTGTGAGGGCCGGGGAGGCGCGCCAGACGGTGCAGGCGGACGAGCACGAGCGGCTGCTGGCCGCCTTCATCCAGGCCTTGCAGCAGCAGGACGTGGCCGCGATGGCGCAGGTGCTGGCCGACGACGCGGTGCTGCTGGCCGATGGCGGCGGCAAGGTGAACGCGGTGCCGCGCGCGCTGGCGGGCGGCGGCCGTGTGGCCAAGGCCCTGGTGGGCTTCACCAAGCTGCCGGGGCATCTGCAGTGGCGGCTGCAGCCGGCGCGGATCAATGGCGAGCCGGGCTACGTGGCTTATGACGCGCAGGGCCTGCCGGTGCAGACGGTGGTGCTGCGGCCGGCCGACGCGGGCCGCATCGCTGCGGTGTACATCCAGCGCAACCCCGACAAGCTGCGGCACCTGCGGCCGCTGCCGCCTGCCTGA
- a CDS encoding NAD(P)/FAD-dependent oxidoreductase yields MKPDVLVLGAGMVGTCTALHLALRGHAVTLVDRREPGRETSYGNAGIIQREAVVPYAFPRQLSKLLGVAMKRGADVNYHLGALPGLAAPLSRYWRNSAPRRHAQLSQAYAALIEHSLHTHDELIGLAGAQDLVRREGYRWIFRTGDAMAAAVTDAQRLAERHGLRHVVMDRDTLRRAEPGVTERAAGALHWLDPWTVNDPGALVARYAQALQAHGGRLLIGDAATLAATGSGWQVQTADGPVQAAQAVVALGPWSDTLLRTLGYRYPLFIKRGYHRHHAAPIAPRLSLYDVEAGLVMGPMQRGVRVTTGAEFARLDAAPTPVQMHKAEALANELLPLGTPVESTPWMGARPCTADMLPVIGPAPRHRGLWFNLGHAHQGFTLGPASGRLLADLMTGAAPLLDAAPYAPARFG; encoded by the coding sequence ATGAAGCCCGACGTGCTGGTGCTGGGGGCCGGCATGGTGGGCACCTGCACCGCCCTGCACCTGGCCTTGCGCGGCCATGCGGTCACGCTGGTCGACCGGCGTGAGCCCGGGCGCGAAACCTCCTACGGCAACGCCGGCATCATCCAGCGCGAAGCGGTGGTGCCCTATGCATTCCCGCGCCAGCTGTCCAAGCTGCTGGGCGTGGCGATGAAGCGCGGTGCCGACGTGAACTACCACCTGGGCGCCCTGCCCGGCCTGGCGGCACCGCTGTCCCGCTACTGGCGCAACTCGGCCCCACGGCGGCATGCGCAGCTGTCGCAGGCCTATGCGGCCCTCATCGAGCACAGCCTGCACACCCATGACGAACTGATCGGCCTGGCCGGCGCCCAGGACCTGGTGCGCCGAGAAGGCTACCGCTGGATCTTCCGCACCGGCGACGCGATGGCGGCGGCCGTGACCGACGCGCAGCGCCTGGCCGAACGGCACGGCCTGCGCCATGTGGTGATGGACCGCGACACGCTGCGCCGCGCAGAGCCCGGCGTGACCGAGCGCGCCGCCGGTGCCCTGCACTGGCTGGACCCGTGGACCGTGAACGACCCCGGTGCGCTGGTGGCCCGTTATGCGCAGGCCCTGCAGGCCCACGGCGGCCGGCTGCTGATCGGCGACGCGGCCACGCTGGCCGCCACCGGCAGTGGTTGGCAGGTACAGACGGCCGATGGCCCGGTGCAGGCCGCCCAGGCGGTGGTGGCGCTGGGGCCGTGGTCGGACACGCTGCTGCGCACGCTGGGCTACCGCTACCCGCTGTTCATCAAGCGGGGTTACCACCGGCACCATGCGGCGCCCATCGCGCCCCGGCTGTCGCTCTACGACGTGGAAGCCGGCCTGGTGATGGGCCCGATGCAGCGCGGTGTGCGCGTGACCACCGGCGCCGAGTTCGCGCGACTGGACGCCGCCCCCACGCCGGTGCAGATGCACAAGGCCGAGGCGCTGGCCAACGAGTTGCTTCCCCTGGGCACGCCGGTGGAAAGCACGCCGTGGATGGGCGCCCGCCCCTGTACCGCCGACATGCTGCCGGTGATCGGCCCGGCCCCGCGTCACCGCGGCCTGTGGTTCAACCTGGGGCATGCCCACCAGGGCTTCACGCTGGGCCCGGCCAGCGGACGCCTGCTGGCCGACCTGATGACCGGTGCCGCACCGCTGCTGGACGCGGCGCCGTATGCGCCGGCCCGCTTCGGCTGA
- a CDS encoding LysR family transcriptional regulator: MAMASSPPTPAPPRSKPVARRPAARSRSVNARALQEPALQHFLEVANTGSITQAAARLNLAPSAVSRQIARLEREMDTLLFERRARGVVLNSAGELLAAHARRAWLDMERVAEEIQALRGQRKDKVKLVATEGFAYDFLPALVAQFQARQPHVSFSLDMAVQAEVVRRVREGAADVGVTVNLTSERDLTVELRHPAPVLAVLAAGHPLAGKRHLTLAQVVAWPLALPSTASTLRRLLDVCFSRQGLAYQSRFTSDHLFPLVAYAAETQAITFCGELALRQHLQQGAVVAVPLRDREMTERHFEVQTLAGRQLPEAARAFIDFLRQRLEGG, translated from the coding sequence TTGGCCATGGCCAGTTCGCCCCCCACCCCCGCGCCGCCGCGCAGCAAGCCGGTCGCGCGCCGCCCCGCCGCCCGCAGCCGCAGCGTCAACGCCCGTGCGTTGCAGGAGCCGGCGCTGCAGCACTTCCTGGAGGTGGCCAACACCGGCTCCATCACGCAGGCGGCCGCGCGGCTGAACCTGGCGCCTTCGGCCGTCAGCCGCCAGATCGCGCGGCTGGAACGCGAGATGGACACGCTGCTGTTCGAGCGGCGTGCGCGCGGCGTGGTGCTCAACTCGGCCGGCGAACTGCTGGCCGCCCACGCCCGCCGCGCCTGGCTGGACATGGAGCGCGTGGCCGAAGAGATCCAGGCCTTGCGCGGCCAGCGCAAGGACAAGGTCAAGCTGGTGGCCACCGAGGGCTTCGCCTACGACTTCCTGCCGGCCCTGGTGGCGCAGTTCCAGGCGCGGCAGCCGCACGTCAGCTTCTCGCTGGACATGGCGGTGCAGGCCGAGGTGGTGCGCCGTGTACGCGAAGGCGCGGCCGACGTGGGCGTGACGGTGAACCTCACGTCGGAGCGCGACCTGACGGTGGAGCTGCGCCACCCCGCCCCCGTGCTGGCGGTGCTGGCCGCCGGCCACCCGCTGGCGGGCAAGCGCCACCTCACGCTGGCGCAGGTGGTGGCCTGGCCGCTGGCCCTGCCCTCCACCGCCTCCACGCTGCGCCGGCTGCTGGACGTGTGCTTCAGCCGCCAGGGCCTGGCCTACCAGTCGCGCTTCACCAGCGACCACCTGTTTCCGCTGGTGGCCTACGCGGCCGAGACGCAGGCCATCACCTTCTGCGGCGAACTGGCCTTGCGCCAGCACCTGCAGCAAGGCGCGGTGGTGGCGGTGCCGCTGCGCGACCGCGAGATGACCGAACGCCACTTCGAGGTGCAGACCCTGGCAGGACGCCAGCTGCCGGAAGCCGCGCGTGCCTTCATCGACTTCCTGCGCCAGCGGCTGGAGGGCGGCTGA
- a CDS encoding Bug family tripartite tricarboxylate transporter substrate binding protein, which produces MSPVTTPHRQVLWTAACALLAAASLPMQAHAQAYPQKPMTLVVPFPPGGSTDVLGRLFGKLLSEQLKQPVIIDNRPGAGTILGAQLVAKAAPDGYTLLISSGSTFTVNPAIRPNLPYDPVKSFEPVAIVARVPLVLLANNAVPVKDVKGFVQAIKAQPEKFAYASFGSGTTSHFTGEIILQAVGGKMLHVPYKGSAPAMTDLIGGQVPYSVDTVIAALPQLKAGKVKAIAVTTARRSQQLPDVPSFAESGYPQVDADTWLMLAAPKGTPAAVRATLEKTLAGLLAKPEVRQLLLQQGAEPAFSSAAQAAAQIDKELPLMRAVAQRANIQPD; this is translated from the coding sequence ATGAGCCCTGTCACCACCCCCCACCGCCAGGTGCTTTGGACCGCGGCCTGCGCCTTGCTGGCCGCCGCCAGCCTGCCGATGCAGGCACATGCGCAGGCCTACCCGCAAAAGCCGATGACGCTGGTGGTGCCGTTTCCGCCCGGCGGCAGCACCGACGTGCTGGGCCGCCTGTTCGGCAAGCTGCTGTCCGAGCAGCTGAAGCAGCCGGTCATCATCGACAACCGGCCCGGCGCCGGCACCATCCTGGGCGCGCAACTCGTGGCCAAGGCCGCGCCCGATGGCTACACCTTGCTCATCAGCTCGGGCTCCACCTTCACCGTCAACCCGGCCATCCGGCCCAACCTGCCCTACGACCCGGTCAAGAGCTTCGAGCCGGTGGCCATCGTGGCGCGGGTGCCGCTGGTGCTGCTGGCCAACAACGCGGTGCCGGTGAAGGACGTCAAGGGATTCGTGCAGGCCATCAAGGCGCAGCCGGAGAAGTTCGCCTATGCCTCCTTCGGCAGCGGCACCACCTCGCACTTCACCGGCGAGATCATCCTGCAGGCCGTGGGCGGCAAGATGCTGCACGTGCCCTACAAGGGCAGCGCCCCGGCCATGACCGACCTGATCGGCGGCCAGGTGCCGTACTCGGTGGACACGGTGATCGCCGCGCTGCCGCAGCTCAAGGCGGGCAAGGTCAAGGCCATTGCGGTGACCACCGCCAGACGCTCGCAGCAGCTGCCCGACGTGCCCAGCTTCGCCGAGAGCGGCTACCCGCAGGTGGACGCCGACACCTGGCTGATGCTGGCCGCGCCCAAAGGCACACCGGCCGCCGTGCGCGCCACGCTGGAAAAGACGCTGGCCGGCCTGCTGGCCAAGCCCGAGGTGCGGCAGCTGCTGCTGCAGCAGGGCGCCGAGCCGGCCTTCAGCTCGGCCGCGCAGGCCGCCGCGCAGATCGACAAGGAACTGCCGCTGATGCGGGCCGTGGCCCAGCGCGCCAACATCCAGCCCGATTGA
- a CDS encoding amidase: protein MTPPASASPSCITALPAVELRRLIGSRALSPVELLEACIQRIERYNPFVNAVTATCFERARVEARAAEQAVMRGEPLGLLHGLPLGVKDLEPTEGLLTTLGTPSLRNHVPTADVELVARLRRAGAIVAGKTNVPEMGAGANSRNPVWGATGNPFDPRLNAGGSSGGSAAALALDLLPVCTGSDTGGSLRIPAAKCGVVGLRPSPGVVPSVRKPLGWSPISVVGPMGRSMADTCLQLAATAGPHAGDALSFPLEAGAFLQPAPVDLSRLRVAWTEDFGACDVDPVVRQAMRDKMAAMRHLFAACDEVSFDLGDVHRCFDVLRAEAFVAGMRETYERDPGSLGPNPRANYELGVKMSLLDAAWAQAEQTRIINRFQQVYRDYDLVLSPTTPVSPFPWTQPHAAEIDGRPQANYYRWLALTYVVTLTTHPALSLPCGRDARGLPFGLQVVAPFRADLALLRAGLALEQAFAAQPALARPRPDADRLGPVEPALRSIVTAPPDGQAAAAGVSASVV, encoded by the coding sequence ATGACCCCGCCCGCTTCCGCCAGCCCTTCCTGCATCACCGCGCTGCCGGCGGTGGAACTGCGCCGGCTCATCGGCAGCCGCGCCCTGTCGCCGGTGGAGCTGCTGGAAGCCTGCATCCAGCGCATCGAGCGCTACAACCCCTTCGTCAACGCCGTCACCGCCACCTGCTTCGAGCGTGCGCGGGTGGAGGCAAGGGCCGCCGAGCAGGCGGTGATGCGTGGCGAGCCACTGGGCCTGCTGCACGGCCTGCCGCTGGGCGTGAAGGACCTGGAGCCCACCGAGGGCCTGCTCACCACGCTGGGCACGCCCAGCCTGCGCAATCACGTGCCCACGGCCGACGTGGAACTGGTGGCCCGGCTGCGCCGCGCCGGCGCCATCGTGGCCGGCAAGACCAACGTGCCCGAGATGGGCGCGGGTGCCAACAGCCGCAACCCGGTGTGGGGCGCCACCGGCAACCCGTTCGATCCGCGGCTGAATGCGGGCGGCTCGTCCGGCGGCTCGGCCGCCGCGCTGGCGCTGGACCTGCTGCCGGTGTGCACAGGCTCGGACACCGGCGGCTCGCTGCGCATACCCGCGGCCAAGTGCGGCGTGGTGGGCCTGCGGCCTTCGCCCGGCGTGGTGCCCAGCGTGCGCAAGCCGCTGGGCTGGTCGCCCATCTCGGTCGTGGGCCCGATGGGCCGCAGCATGGCCGACACCTGCCTGCAGCTGGCCGCCACGGCCGGCCCGCATGCCGGCGATGCACTGAGCTTTCCGCTGGAGGCCGGTGCCTTCCTGCAGCCGGCGCCGGTGGACCTTTCGCGCCTGCGCGTGGCCTGGACCGAGGACTTCGGCGCCTGCGACGTGGACCCGGTGGTGCGCCAGGCGATGCGCGACAAGATGGCCGCCATGCGCCACCTGTTCGCGGCCTGCGACGAAGTGAGCTTCGACCTGGGCGACGTGCACCGCTGCTTCGACGTGCTGCGGGCCGAGGCCTTCGTGGCCGGCATGCGCGAGACCTATGAGCGCGACCCCGGCAGCCTGGGCCCCAACCCGCGCGCCAATTACGAACTGGGCGTCAAGATGTCGCTGCTCGACGCCGCCTGGGCCCAGGCCGAGCAGACGCGCATCATCAACCGCTTCCAGCAGGTCTACCGGGACTACGACCTGGTGCTGTCACCCACCACGCCGGTGTCGCCCTTCCCGTGGACACAGCCGCACGCGGCCGAGATCGATGGCCGCCCGCAGGCCAACTACTACCGCTGGCTGGCGCTGACCTACGTGGTCACGCTCACCACCCACCCGGCCTTGAGCCTGCCCTGCGGCCGCGACGCGCGTGGTCTGCCTTTCGGCCTGCAGGTGGTGGCGCCGTTCCGTGCCGACCTGGCGCTGCTGCGCGCCGGCCTGGCGCTGGAACAGGCTTTCGCCGCCCAGCCGGCCCTGGCCCGCCCAAGGCCCGATGCCGATCGCCTGGGCCCGGTGGAGCCGGCCTTGCGTTCCATCGTCACCGCGCCGCCGGATGGGCAGGCGGCTGCGGCCGGCGTTTCGGCCTCCGTGGTTTAA
- a CDS encoding NIPSNAP family protein produces the protein MQSTTTRAAGACNDFDFMLGRWHSRQRRLRARLQGCTDWEVFDAQTQAQRLPGGLVHFDTLVAETRRPGWVGMTLRCFHPATGRWSIHWLTNDGTGLDADSGRLAPPVVGGFHGDEGLFEGEDLLDGRPIRVRFTWRRQGPDRARWEQAFSADGGRSWELNWTMDFERLADQAVVLPLPPIEPQVLELRRYTLYPGQRETLVDLFDTHFVEPQEAQGMVVMGQFRDLDAPDRFVWLRGFADMATRAAALAGFYDGPVWQQHRQAANATMVDSDDVLLLRPAWPGAGLPLAGLRRAAGAVRMAPPQPVHIRLYPLRAPASAELLALCRAASQPPLEVGSGALTGWYVTEPAANNFPRLPVRQDLQVLVRVSSGPAAAGTGPLDALLAPWSAAPPLQHRLMPTARSALGHAPAGGCGPGV, from the coding sequence ATGCAAAGCACGACGACCCGCGCCGCTGGCGCCTGCAACGACTTCGACTTCATGCTCGGCCGCTGGCACAGCCGCCAGCGCCGCCTGCGCGCGCGGCTGCAAGGCTGCACCGACTGGGAGGTGTTCGATGCACAGACGCAGGCCCAGCGCCTGCCCGGCGGGCTGGTGCACTTCGACACCCTGGTGGCCGAGACCCGGCGGCCCGGCTGGGTGGGCATGACGCTGCGCTGCTTCCACCCCGCCACGGGCCGCTGGAGCATCCACTGGCTGACCAACGACGGCACGGGCCTGGACGCCGACAGCGGCCGGCTGGCGCCCCCGGTGGTGGGCGGATTCCACGGGGACGAAGGCCTGTTCGAAGGCGAGGACCTGCTGGACGGCCGGCCCATCCGCGTGCGCTTCACGTGGCGTCGGCAAGGCCCGGACCGCGCCCGCTGGGAACAGGCGTTTTCCGCCGACGGCGGCCGCAGCTGGGAGCTGAACTGGACCATGGACTTCGAGCGGCTGGCCGACCAGGCGGTGGTACTGCCGCTGCCGCCCATCGAACCGCAGGTGCTGGAGTTGCGCCGCTACACCCTTTACCCGGGCCAGCGCGAGACCTTGGTCGACCTCTTCGACACCCACTTCGTGGAACCGCAGGAAGCCCAGGGCATGGTGGTGATGGGCCAGTTCCGCGACCTGGATGCACCGGACCGCTTCGTCTGGCTACGCGGCTTTGCCGACATGGCCACGCGCGCCGCCGCACTGGCCGGCTTCTACGACGGGCCGGTGTGGCAGCAGCACCGGCAGGCGGCCAACGCCACGATGGTGGATTCGGACGACGTGCTGCTGCTGCGGCCCGCCTGGCCGGGCGCCGGCCTGCCGCTGGCGGGCCTGCGCCGGGCGGCCGGCGCGGTGCGCATGGCGCCGCCACAGCCAGTGCACATCCGCCTGTACCCGCTGCGTGCGCCGGCGTCGGCCGAACTGCTGGCGCTGTGCCGTGCCGCGTCGCAGCCACCCTTGGAGGTCGGCAGTGGCGCGCTGACCGGCTGGTACGTCACGGAGCCGGCGGCCAACAACTTTCCCCGGCTGCCGGTGCGGCAAGACTTGCAGGTGCTGGTGCGCGTGTCGTCAGGGCCTGCAGCGGCCGGGACCGGACCGCTGGACGCGCTGCTGGCGCCGTGGTCGGCCGCGCCGCCCCTGCAGCATCGGCTGATGCCGACCGCGCGCTCGGCCCTGGGCCACGCACCGGCGGGTGGCTGCGGCCCCGGCGTTTAA
- a CDS encoding helix-turn-helix transcriptional regulator: MKASRLLSVLMLLQSRGRATAPELAQALEVSTRTILRDIDQLSAAGVPVWGERGRLGGFQLRPGWTTQLTGLTEAEASALLLAGLPGPATELGLGEAAVSARLKLLASVPLPLRTSAAEVAGRLHIDPHDWYRAPDAAPWLREAAEAVWRGRRVVVDYTSWQRRSRRELDPLGLVLKAGSWYLVATTPGQGEPRTYRLASVGTMSLLPQPVRRPRGFDLAAWWQAASARFEAQLRPTEAQVLASPRALGWLVQARRPHTVLPSPPAGVRLPRGWRCVNMPIESIDHGARQVLGHGAELRVLGPPALRRAVLRLARQVLARHDTATG, encoded by the coding sequence ATGAAAGCCAGCCGCCTGCTGTCGGTGCTGATGCTGCTGCAAAGCCGCGGCCGGGCCACCGCGCCCGAGCTGGCCCAGGCGCTGGAGGTGTCCACCCGCACCATCCTGCGGGACATCGACCAGCTGTCGGCCGCGGGCGTGCCGGTGTGGGGTGAGCGTGGCCGGCTGGGCGGCTTCCAGCTGCGCCCGGGCTGGACCACCCAGCTCACCGGCCTCACCGAGGCCGAGGCCAGCGCGCTGCTGCTGGCCGGCCTGCCGGGGCCCGCGACCGAGCTGGGGCTGGGCGAGGCGGCGGTGTCGGCCCGGCTCAAGCTGCTGGCCAGCGTGCCGCTGCCGCTGCGCACCAGCGCGGCCGAGGTGGCCGGGCGCCTGCACATCGACCCGCACGACTGGTACCGCGCGCCCGATGCGGCGCCCTGGTTGCGCGAGGCCGCCGAGGCAGTGTGGCGCGGCCGACGGGTGGTCGTGGACTACACCAGCTGGCAGCGCCGCTCGCGCCGCGAGCTGGACCCGCTGGGCCTGGTGCTCAAGGCCGGCAGCTGGTACCTGGTGGCCACCACGCCGGGGCAGGGCGAGCCGCGCACCTACCGCCTGGCCAGCGTCGGCACCATGAGCCTGCTGCCGCAGCCGGTGCGTCGGCCGCGGGGCTTCGACCTGGCGGCCTGGTGGCAGGCCGCGTCGGCGCGCTTCGAGGCGCAGCTGCGGCCGACCGAGGCGCAGGTGCTGGCTTCGCCGCGCGCGCTGGGCTGGCTGGTGCAGGCGCGGCGCCCGCACACGGTGCTGCCCTCACCACCGGCAGGCGTGCGGCTGCCGCGGGGCTGGCGCTGCGTGAACATGCCGATCGAATCCATCGACCACGGTGCAAGGCAGGTGCTGGGCCACGGGGCCGAGCTGCGGGTGCTGGGCCCGCCGGCGCTGCGCCGCGCCGTGCTGAGGCTGGCACGCCAGGTGCTGGCACGGCACGACACCGCAACAGGCTAG
- a CDS encoding ECF-type sigma factor, with amino-acid sequence MGEITQLLTRAREGDKPALDAIFELLHPELRQIAHRRLSHHRRDGHVDTTALVNECYLKLVKRDQLTPADRAHFLAYAATVMRSIIVDAARAAQADRRGGDARPVTLDTALLASIPNPVDEIVDVHAALEELRQVDERLVRVVEMRFFAGLAVEEIAQALGVTDRTVRRDWAKARLLLAHALRH; translated from the coding sequence ATGGGAGAGATCACGCAGTTGTTGACCCGCGCACGCGAAGGGGACAAGCCCGCGCTGGATGCCATCTTCGAACTGCTGCACCCCGAGCTGCGGCAGATCGCGCACCGGCGGCTGTCGCACCACCGGCGCGACGGGCACGTGGACACCACCGCGCTGGTCAACGAGTGCTACCTCAAGCTGGTCAAGCGCGACCAGCTCACGCCGGCCGACCGGGCCCACTTCCTGGCCTACGCCGCCACCGTGATGCGGTCCATCATCGTCGACGCTGCCCGCGCCGCACAGGCCGACCGCCGCGGCGGCGATGCCCGGCCGGTGACGCTGGACACCGCGTTGCTGGCCTCCATTCCCAACCCGGTGGACGAGATCGTGGACGTGCATGCCGCGCTGGAAGAGCTTCGCCAGGTGGATGAGCGCCTGGTGCGGGTGGTGGAGATGCGCTTTTTCGCCGGCCTGGCGGTCGAGGAGATCGCCCAGGCCCTGGGCGTGACCGACCGCACCGTGCGCCGGGATTGGGCCAAGGCCCGCCTGCTGCTGGCCCATGCCTTGCGGCACTGA